The proteins below are encoded in one region of Oreochromis niloticus isolate F11D_XX linkage group LG6, O_niloticus_UMD_NMBU, whole genome shotgun sequence:
- the lg6h4orf33 gene encoding UPF0462 protein C4orf33 homolog isoform X2, which translates to MQFDIEHTWDSNPVNHDPLKITFSPGLGGLKVEVSGPFFNDPAAPAGPPSQAFPGLWNYEVVETFFLDSTTENYLEVEFCPHGQHLILLLSGAGQAFLQQLPMVFNTKITGDRWTGEALIPWTYFPPNVNKMNSYAIHGSGENRIYEALYPIPKEEIAEGQMPNFHRLEYFKEFRLQSIMGEGWVQPPSDLWLGKP; encoded by the exons ATGCAGTTTGACATCGAACACACTTGGGACAGCAACCCTGTGAATCATGACCCCCTCAAAATCACCTTCTCTCCTGGGTTAGGAGGCCTGAAGGTGGAGGTGTCTGGTCCATTCTTCAATGATCCGGCTGCTCCTGCAGGGCCCCCAAGCCAGGCCTTCCCTGGACTGTGGAATTATGAAG TTGTAGAGACCTTCTTCCTTGATAGTACTACAGAAAATTACCTGGAGGTGGAGTTTTGTCC ACATGGACAACACCTGATATTACTACTGTCAGGAGCCGGCCAAGCATTCCTG CAACAGCTTCCCATGGTATTTAACACCAAGATCACAGGAGACAGATGGACAGGTGAGGCTCTCATCCCTTGGACATACTTCCCTCCCAATGTCAACAAGATGAACTCCTACGCGATCCACGGCTCAGGAGAGAATCGTATATATGAGGCTCTTTATCCCATCCCCAAGGAGGAGATAGCCGAAGGACAAATGCCTAACTT CCACCGGCTAGAGTATTTCAAAGAATTTCGCCTGCAGAGCATCATGGGAGAGGGTTGGGTCCAACCACCATCTGATCTATGGCTTGGAAAGCCTTAA
- the lg6h4orf33 gene encoding UPF0462 protein C4orf33 homolog isoform X1 produces MGVTRGLQFITLIHILLCCESLPRTQMQFDIEHTWDSNPVNHDPLKITFSPGLGGLKVEVSGPFFNDPAAPAGPPSQAFPGLWNYEVVETFFLDSTTENYLEVEFCPHGQHLILLLSGAGQAFLQQLPMVFNTKITGDRWTGEALIPWTYFPPNVNKMNSYAIHGSGENRIYEALYPIPKEEIAEGQMPNFHRLEYFKEFRLQSIMGEGWVQPPSDLWLGKP; encoded by the exons ATGGGGGTGACTCGTGGACTGCAATTTATAACACTTATCCACATTCTGCTATGCTGTGAATCTCT tccTCGCACGCAAATGCAGTTTGACATCGAACACACTTGGGACAGCAACCCTGTGAATCATGACCCCCTCAAAATCACCTTCTCTCCTGGGTTAGGAGGCCTGAAGGTGGAGGTGTCTGGTCCATTCTTCAATGATCCGGCTGCTCCTGCAGGGCCCCCAAGCCAGGCCTTCCCTGGACTGTGGAATTATGAAG TTGTAGAGACCTTCTTCCTTGATAGTACTACAGAAAATTACCTGGAGGTGGAGTTTTGTCC ACATGGACAACACCTGATATTACTACTGTCAGGAGCCGGCCAAGCATTCCTG CAACAGCTTCCCATGGTATTTAACACCAAGATCACAGGAGACAGATGGACAGGTGAGGCTCTCATCCCTTGGACATACTTCCCTCCCAATGTCAACAAGATGAACTCCTACGCGATCCACGGCTCAGGAGAGAATCGTATATATGAGGCTCTTTATCCCATCCCCAAGGAGGAGATAGCCGAAGGACAAATGCCTAACTT CCACCGGCTAGAGTATTTCAAAGAATTTCGCCTGCAGAGCATCATGGGAGAGGGTTGGGTCCAACCACCATCTGATCTATGGCTTGGAAAGCCTTAA